One genomic segment of Rivularia sp. PCC 7116 includes these proteins:
- a CDS encoding ABC transporter permease, whose protein sequence is MLKFLTKLDYLLKETFLGLHRGGWMNWAAVSTVAVLLFLFGISLQTSWQVEKLLHQFGSQLEVSVYLEPSARGESIETIIAKMPEVATIKTITKEQAWTKLVKEMGISDIEGATQQLDGNPLVDEIKVKAINSQVVPDLATQLAKIPVVDTVQYVDEAVRRIAQLHRGLNWVTLTITLILTLTSIAVTSITIRLVLVARKREIEIMQLVGATSTWIYLPFILQGITFGILGGAVAWSFISLVQQLLNKLLTNQPEFIQFLTNGLQLTSLQILLLPVILLSFGATVGLIGSLFALRRA, encoded by the coding sequence GTGTTGAAATTCCTAACTAAGTTAGATTACCTACTCAAAGAAACTTTTTTGGGTTTGCATCGGGGTGGATGGATGAATTGGGCTGCTGTTAGTACTGTTGCAGTGCTGTTGTTTTTATTCGGTATTAGTTTGCAAACTTCTTGGCAAGTTGAAAAACTACTCCATCAATTTGGTTCTCAGTTGGAGGTGTCGGTATATCTCGAACCCTCAGCACGTGGGGAAAGTATCGAAACCATTATCGCAAAAATGCCAGAAGTCGCCACAATCAAAACTATTACTAAAGAACAAGCCTGGACGAAATTAGTTAAAGAAATGGGAATATCTGATATTGAAGGGGCTACTCAACAATTAGATGGGAATCCCTTGGTAGATGAAATTAAAGTAAAAGCAATAAATTCTCAAGTAGTTCCAGATTTAGCTACTCAGTTAGCAAAAATACCGGTAGTCGATACAGTACAGTACGTCGATGAAGCAGTTAGGCGTATTGCTCAATTGCACCGGGGTTTAAATTGGGTGACGCTGACAATAACCCTGATTTTGACCTTAACATCAATTGCAGTCACCAGCATCACTATTCGTCTAGTGTTAGTAGCGCGAAAACGAGAAATCGAAATTATGCAGCTTGTTGGAGCAACTTCGACTTGGATTTATTTACCCTTTATTCTCCAAGGAATAACTTTCGGAATATTAGGTGGTGCAGTAGCTTGGAGTTTTATAAGTCTTGTTCAACAGCTTTTAAACAAACTACTAACGAATCAACCCGAATTTATTCAATTTCTCACCAACGGTTTGCAACTAACTTCTTTACAAATATTATTACTACCAGTAATTCTTTTAAGCTTCGGTGCAACGGTAGGGTTGATAGGAAGTTTGTTTGCACTGCGACGAGCTTAG
- a CDS encoding DUF3598 family protein, giving the protein MTSQWNALLKNLGDWEGSFTRLSSQGELLKDTKSLVSLQGLNNNQTIRQTIRLGDNEKVLEYSSLGKGIMFFENGAFSQGSIQLAPFSEFGAEFGLIYGDRRLRLVQLFDKNLKLDTFTLIRECLAQTQLVQRPVLTVDALLGEWIGEATTIYPDFQQPDIYSTHMHLRLDNEKLVQSLSFANRTITSTATIKNSLLFFEQSQVRVLLLPDGASVTSPSQAQLRKPLFLEVGWLINPNLRQRMIRSYNDKGEWISLTLVTERKS; this is encoded by the coding sequence ATGACTTCACAATGGAATGCCTTATTAAAAAACCTTGGTGACTGGGAAGGCTCTTTTACTCGCCTATCTTCCCAGGGTGAATTACTCAAAGATACAAAAAGCTTGGTTTCTTTGCAAGGTTTAAATAATAACCAAACTATTCGTCAAACAATCCGCTTGGGAGACAATGAAAAAGTTCTAGAATATAGTTCTTTAGGAAAAGGAATCATGTTTTTTGAAAATGGTGCCTTTTCCCAAGGTTCTATCCAATTAGCGCCATTTTCTGAGTTTGGGGCTGAATTTGGCTTAATTTATGGCGATCGCCGTTTACGTTTGGTGCAGCTTTTTGATAAAAATCTCAAGTTAGATACTTTCACTTTAATTCGAGAATGTCTTGCTCAAACTCAACTGGTACAACGCCCTGTTTTAACTGTTGATGCTCTTTTAGGTGAGTGGATTGGTGAAGCTACAACTATCTATCCCGATTTTCAACAGCCAGATATTTATTCCACTCACATGCATTTACGTCTTGATAATGAAAAATTAGTTCAAAGTCTTAGTTTTGCTAATCGTACTATCACTTCTACCGCTACGATTAAAAATTCTCTTCTATTTTTTGAACAAAGTCAGGTACGGGTTTTACTGCTTCCCGATGGTGCTTCGGTTACTTCTCCCTCACAAGCTCAGTTACGCAAACCTTTATTTTTAGAAGTTGGTTGGTTAATCAACCCTAATTTACGTCAGCGAATGATTCGCAGTTATAACGATAAGGGAGAATGGATTAGTTTAACTTTAGTTACCGAAAGAAAAAGTTAA
- the aat gene encoding leucyl/phenylalanyl-tRNA--protein transferase — MQYDVAAIIQGYSNGYFLMADENNHLGWYGSCDRTLIPLDERFRYPKSLRRVLNQNRFSTAINRDFEGVVNGCANRDSTWISEDLKDIYYALNQNGWAYSFETWQGDQLAGGILGIVIGGAFIGESMFFRITEGSKVAMVKLVERLRTKKFVFFDAQMMNPHLERFGAYRIEDEEYQVLLDKALKSNCSFI; from the coding sequence ATGCAATATGATGTCGCTGCTATCATCCAAGGGTACTCCAATGGCTATTTTCTCATGGCTGATGAAAATAATCACTTGGGATGGTATGGCAGTTGCGATCGCACTTTAATTCCTTTAGATGAAAGATTCCGTTACCCTAAGTCTTTGAGGAGAGTTCTCAATCAAAATCGATTTTCTACCGCTATCAACCGAGATTTTGAAGGTGTTGTTAATGGATGTGCAAACCGAGACTCCACCTGGATATCTGAGGACTTAAAAGATATTTATTATGCTCTCAACCAAAATGGTTGGGCTTACAGTTTTGAAACTTGGCAAGGCGATCAACTTGCTGGAGGAATTTTAGGAATTGTTATTGGTGGTGCTTTCATCGGCGAGTCTATGTTTTTTCGCATCACTGAAGGCTCTAAAGTCGCTATGGTAAAGTTAGTTGAAAGATTGCGTACTAAAAAATTCGTTTTCTTTGATGCTCAAATGATGAATCCTCATTTAGAACGCTTTGGTGCTTATCGTATTGAGGATGAAGAGTATCAAGTTTTATTAGATAAAGCTTTAAAATCTAATTGTTCTTTTATTTAA